One part of the Geothrix edaphica genome encodes these proteins:
- the fdhF gene encoding formate dehydrogenase subunit alpha, whose protein sequence is MIGTLIRLRVNGRDVAARPGTMLLQACRENGIDIPTLCSDPRLKPASSCRLCEVEVAGRERSPCACATPVEEGMEVATHTPALEDFRRAMLTHLAERIPGEDPARLAGKPFRKLLDAYGVEPSGTRKPEAKQPEHPYLDVDLSWCVACGRCVRICDEVQGQNIWTFTGRGADLALAPGLSPGLRESACVSCGACADTCPTGAIEDVSRLAAGLPERWVRTTCPYCGTGCEMEVGVKGGRITEARPVFASPVSRGHLCVKGRYGWGFSDAPDRITEPLIRRNGVWEPATWDEALAAAASALQQARRAGGPSAVGVLASSRSTNEENYLTQKFARLALGTNNVDCCARVCHAPSAAGLGQTFGTGAATNSYADIERAGLLMVVGANPTENHPIVGARIRQRARAGVPLIVIDPRRTELADLATIHLAPRPGTNLPLLQAMASLILGEGLTDPAFLAARTEGLEAYAASLREWTPERVGALCGIEPEAIRRAARLYATTGPAMIFHGLGVTEQRQGTDGVAALAHLALLTGNVGIPGAGVNPLRGQNNVQGSAQMGCEPSRLTGYQKLAQSREIHAQVWGAELPEEPGLNALEMIDAAGEGRLKALLVIGYDPLLSHPGARETAENLNGLEALIVVDLFLTETAKAFGTVFLPAASPFEKEGTYMNGERRVQRVRQVVPPKGGSRTDMAILAALAERLGAGQPFRHPDAAAVWDEARQVWPAIAGISHGRLDQEGGLQWPCPAEDHPGTPVLHAGGFPGGRAAFRPLGWTPSLEVTNGEFPFLLNTGRSLFHFNAATMTGRTRNRELRADDELELHPDDAAELGLSAGDPVHVQSRHGAFTLRTRPTDRVRRGEPFATFHAVAAYVNLATGPGRDTVTGTPEYKVTAVNLRATGDAKVM, encoded by the coding sequence GTGATCGGAACCCTCATCCGCCTGCGGGTGAATGGCCGCGACGTCGCGGCGCGGCCGGGAACCATGCTGCTGCAGGCCTGCCGGGAGAACGGCATCGACATCCCCACCCTCTGCTCGGATCCGCGGCTGAAGCCGGCCTCCAGCTGCCGGTTGTGCGAGGTCGAGGTGGCGGGCCGCGAGCGCTCCCCCTGCGCCTGCGCCACGCCCGTGGAGGAGGGCATGGAGGTGGCGACCCACACGCCGGCCCTGGAGGACTTCCGCCGGGCCATGCTGACCCACCTGGCGGAGCGCATCCCCGGGGAGGACCCGGCGCGGCTGGCGGGGAAGCCCTTCCGGAAGCTGCTGGACGCCTATGGCGTGGAACCGTCAGGCACGAGGAAGCCGGAGGCGAAGCAGCCCGAGCATCCGTACCTGGATGTGGACCTCTCCTGGTGCGTGGCCTGCGGCCGCTGCGTGCGCATCTGCGACGAGGTGCAGGGGCAGAACATCTGGACCTTCACGGGCCGCGGAGCGGACCTGGCCCTGGCGCCGGGCCTGTCGCCGGGTCTGCGCGAGAGCGCCTGCGTGAGCTGCGGCGCCTGCGCCGACACCTGTCCCACGGGCGCCATCGAGGACGTCTCCCGCCTGGCGGCGGGACTGCCGGAGCGCTGGGTGCGCACCACCTGCCCCTACTGCGGCACGGGCTGCGAGATGGAGGTGGGCGTGAAGGGTGGGCGCATCACCGAAGCGCGCCCCGTGTTCGCTTCGCCTGTGAGCCGCGGCCACCTCTGCGTGAAGGGCCGCTATGGGTGGGGCTTCAGCGATGCGCCGGACCGGATCACGGAGCCCCTGATCCGGCGGAACGGGGTGTGGGAGCCCGCGACCTGGGATGAGGCGCTGGCGGCCGCGGCCTCCGCCCTCCAGCAGGCCCGCCGGGCTGGAGGCCCCAGTGCTGTGGGCGTGCTGGCCTCCAGCCGTTCCACCAACGAAGAGAACTACCTGACGCAGAAGTTCGCGCGCCTGGCCCTGGGCACGAACAACGTGGACTGCTGCGCCCGGGTCTGCCATGCGCCCAGCGCCGCGGGCCTGGGCCAGACCTTCGGCACCGGGGCGGCCACCAACAGCTACGCCGATATCGAGCGGGCCGGACTGCTCATGGTCGTGGGCGCGAACCCCACCGAGAACCATCCCATCGTGGGGGCCCGCATCCGCCAGCGGGCCCGGGCCGGCGTCCCGCTCATCGTGATCGATCCCCGGCGCACGGAACTGGCGGACCTGGCCACGATCCACCTCGCCCCCCGGCCCGGCACGAACCTTCCTCTCCTGCAGGCCATGGCGAGCCTGATCCTCGGTGAGGGGCTCACGGACCCGGCCTTCCTCGCGGCCCGCACGGAGGGTCTGGAGGCCTACGCGGCCTCCCTGCGCGAGTGGACCCCCGAGCGGGTGGGCGCTCTCTGCGGGATCGAGCCGGAGGCCATCCGGCGCGCGGCCCGGCTCTACGCCACCACGGGCCCGGCCATGATCTTCCATGGCCTCGGCGTCACGGAGCAACGCCAGGGCACGGATGGCGTGGCGGCCCTGGCCCACCTCGCGCTGCTCACGGGGAACGTGGGCATTCCCGGCGCCGGCGTGAATCCCCTGCGGGGCCAGAACAACGTCCAGGGCAGCGCCCAGATGGGCTGCGAACCGTCGCGGCTCACGGGCTACCAGAAGCTGGCGCAGTCCCGGGAGATCCACGCGCAGGTGTGGGGCGCCGAGCTGCCGGAGGAGCCTGGCCTCAACGCCCTGGAGATGATTGACGCCGCCGGCGAAGGGCGGCTGAAGGCGCTGCTGGTGATCGGCTACGACCCCCTCCTCAGCCATCCTGGGGCGCGGGAGACCGCGGAGAACCTGAACGGGCTGGAGGCCCTGATCGTGGTGGATCTGTTCCTCACGGAGACGGCGAAAGCGTTCGGCACGGTCTTCCTGCCCGCCGCCAGCCCCTTCGAGAAGGAGGGCACCTACATGAACGGCGAGCGTCGCGTCCAGCGTGTGCGCCAGGTGGTGCCGCCAAAGGGGGGCAGCCGCACGGACATGGCGATCCTCGCAGCCCTGGCGGAGCGGCTGGGCGCCGGGCAGCCCTTCCGGCACCCGGACGCCGCCGCCGTGTGGGACGAGGCGCGCCAGGTCTGGCCGGCCATCGCCGGCATCAGCCACGGGCGGCTGGACCAGGAGGGGGGCCTCCAGTGGCCCTGCCCGGCCGAGGACCACCCGGGCACCCCGGTGCTCCACGCCGGCGGTTTCCCGGGGGGCCGGGCGGCCTTCCGCCCGCTCGGTTGGACGCCCAGCCTGGAGGTGACGAATGGCGAGTTCCCCTTCCTGCTGAACACGGGGCGCAGCCTCTTCCATTTCAATGCTGCGACGATGACGGGCCGGACCCGCAACCGCGAGCTGCGGGCGGATGACGAGCTGGAGCTCCACCCCGACGACGCGGCGGAGCTGGGCCTCTCCGCCGGAGATCCGGTCCATGTGCAGAGCCGCCACGGGGCCTTCACCCTCCGCACCCGCCCCACGGACCGGGTCCGGCGGGGCGAGCCCTTCGCCACGTTCCACGCCGTGGCCGCCTACGTGAACCTGGCCACGGGCCCCGGCCGGGACACGGTCACGGGCACGCCCGAATACAAGGTCACGGCCGTGAACCTGCGCGCCACCGGGGATGCGAAGGTCATGTAA
- a CDS encoding DUF2238 domain-containing protein, which yields MLSHAAHPNPRPFRENRFLQVLCVAYALVWIVTAIRPLYPGDWRMENLLVVLAVAGLAGTYRRFPLSDLSYLLITIFLALHAVGAHYTYANVPLGFWMKAHWGLARNPFDRIVHFSFGLLLAYPVREVFMRVARTRGFWNYYLPLDVVLAASAVYEIIESITARLSAPELGDAFLGTQGDIWDAQKDMTAAAVGAALTMFMVALVRRMNRMPEGETEPGS from the coding sequence ATGCTCAGCCACGCCGCCCACCCGAACCCGCGCCCCTTCCGCGAGAACCGGTTCCTCCAGGTCCTCTGCGTCGCCTACGCCCTCGTCTGGATCGTGACGGCCATCCGGCCCCTCTATCCCGGGGACTGGCGGATGGAGAACCTGCTGGTGGTGCTGGCCGTGGCCGGTCTGGCCGGGACCTACCGCCGCTTCCCGCTCTCCGACCTCAGCTATCTGCTGATCACCATCTTTCTGGCGCTGCATGCGGTGGGCGCCCACTACACCTATGCCAACGTGCCGCTCGGCTTCTGGATGAAGGCGCACTGGGGACTGGCGCGAAACCCCTTCGACCGCATCGTCCACTTCAGCTTCGGCCTCCTGCTGGCCTACCCCGTGCGCGAGGTGTTCATGCGGGTGGCGCGCACCCGCGGGTTCTGGAACTACTACCTGCCCCTGGACGTGGTGCTGGCGGCCTCCGCCGTCTACGAGATCATCGAGAGCATCACGGCCCGCCTCAGCGCGCCGGAGCTGGGCGATGCCTTCCTCGGCACCCAGGGGGACATCTGGGACGCGCAGAAGGACATGACCGCCGCGGCGGTCGGAGCCGCCCTCACCATGTTCATGGTGGCCCTGGTGCGGCGGATGAACCGGATGCCCGAGGGGGAGACCGAGCCCGGGTCCTGA
- a CDS encoding deoxycytidylate deaminase — MTRSQLKDEVFMNMALELSRLGTCCRLQVGAVLLRGDGGIAAAGFNGALPGMPHCTPETCKPGQRCLHTSHAEENALGFCDGPVAIAYVTHEPCLTCCRALVRRGVRRVVFRHPYASIAEQERVERQHILDHFGVKWEQHGQP, encoded by the coding sequence GTGACGCGATCCCAGCTGAAGGACGAAGTCTTCATGAACATGGCGCTGGAGCTGAGCCGCCTGGGGACCTGCTGCCGCCTCCAGGTGGGCGCTGTGCTGCTGCGGGGCGACGGCGGCATCGCGGCGGCGGGATTCAACGGGGCGCTGCCGGGCATGCCGCACTGCACGCCGGAGACCTGCAAGCCCGGCCAGCGCTGCCTGCACACGAGCCACGCGGAGGAGAACGCCCTGGGCTTCTGTGACGGCCCCGTGGCCATCGCCTACGTCACCCACGAGCCCTGCCTCACCTGCTGCCGCGCCCTGGTGCGCCGGGGGGTCCGGCGCGTGGTGTTCCGCCATCCCTACGCGAGCATCGCGGAGCAGGAGCGCGTGGAGCGCCAGCACATCCTGGATCACTTCGGGGTGAAGTGGGAGCAGCACGGCCAGCCTTGA